A stretch of Exiguobacterium sp. BMC-KP DNA encodes these proteins:
- a CDS encoding thiamine diphosphokinase: protein MRAILVCAGPQEEVPDLRTFCQPGDFIVGVDGGVQTIESFGLTCDMMIGDFDSLGYVPEDAIVHPAEKDETDLELSLRTVSEMKRGEEIIIIGATGGRLDMTVQNVYLLKQYPKARLVTKREEVRYLAVGTYAVKAGSYHYLSFIPLVASILSLSGVKYPLDAHSVPVGGSLTVSNEWSASEAKVELHQGELLMMRTLKE, encoded by the coding sequence ATGCGGGCGATTCTTGTCTGTGCGGGTCCGCAAGAAGAGGTACCTGACTTACGGACGTTTTGCCAGCCCGGTGATTTCATCGTTGGTGTTGATGGTGGTGTTCAAACGATTGAATCGTTTGGGTTGACATGCGATATGATGATTGGTGATTTTGATTCACTTGGCTATGTACCTGAAGATGCAATCGTCCATCCGGCAGAGAAAGATGAAACGGATCTCGAACTTTCCCTCCGTACCGTATCAGAGATGAAACGGGGTGAGGAGATCATCATCATTGGAGCGACAGGCGGACGACTCGACATGACCGTTCAAAATGTCTATTTGTTAAAACAATATCCTAAGGCACGACTCGTCACGAAACGAGAAGAGGTACGGTATTTGGCAGTGGGGACATATGCAGTTAAGGCAGGAAGCTATCATTATCTCTCATTCATTCCACTTGTGGCGTCGATCCTAAGCTTATCTGGAGTCAAATACCCACTCGATGCGCATTCGGTTCCTGTTGGAGGCTCATTGACCGTCAGCAATGAATGGAGTGCGTCAGAAGCGAAAGTAGAGCTCCATCAAGGAGAACTACTGATGATGCGAACACTTAAGGAATAG
- the thiT gene encoding energy-coupled thiamine transporter ThiT, which yields MKRLQMMMEIAIFASLGVVFDLLIPFKMPQGGSISLAMLPIFVMAFRHGVVGGVVTGALVGTIQLMFAPQVLTVVQPLLDYTIAYGVVGLSGLFARQVRQAARNGQKKRLMTFVLLATLLGAGLRYICHVISGIVFFAEYAEGPVIPYSLIYNATYMVPSYVLCGVVAGLLFTTAPRLLRYSARGV from the coding sequence ATGAAACGGTTACAAATGATGATGGAAATTGCCATCTTCGCCAGTCTCGGAGTCGTCTTTGATTTATTGATTCCATTCAAAATGCCACAAGGGGGCTCAATCAGCTTAGCGATGCTTCCCATCTTCGTCATGGCGTTTCGCCATGGTGTCGTCGGAGGTGTCGTCACTGGAGCACTTGTCGGTACGATTCAATTGATGTTCGCCCCACAAGTTTTGACGGTCGTTCAACCACTACTCGATTATACGATTGCATATGGAGTCGTCGGATTAAGTGGGCTGTTTGCACGTCAAGTTAGACAAGCCGCGCGTAACGGACAGAAGAAACGCTTGATGACGTTTGTCCTACTTGCGACGCTTTTAGGAGCGGGACTCCGTTATATCTGTCATGTCATCAGCGGAATCGTCTTTTTTGCCGAGTATGCTGAGGGTCCAGTCATACCATATTCGTTGATTTATAATGCGACATACATGGTTCCGTCTTACGTTCTTTGTGGTGTCGTCGCAGGTCTTCTCTTCACGACTGCACCACGCTTACTTCGCTATTCAGCACGAGGTGTTTAA